A window of Branchiostoma floridae strain S238N-H82 chromosome 9, Bfl_VNyyK, whole genome shotgun sequence genomic DNA:
CCCGCCCGTGTTTCTCCGACTTCCCGTGTCTACAGATCAACGTCACGTATCTAACAGGCAGCGGGGAGAATATTACCAGTCTTCTGGTGGACACTCAGGACATTATGGGATATGCTCGACAGGTAAGGGATACAATTATAATTTATAAGCATGTTCACACCTCAGATTACTCATGCAATGcaacagaaactacatgtactaggtaatatgtcaaacttGAAGGCCCCACATACACAAATCAAGTTTGGAGATTGCTATGCAAATCCAGACAACGGTCGCGAAACGAGAACTGTCAGGGGCTGTCACCTTTGACAATTATTACCCACAATCCCTGTCGCCGCGCATGCGTATTTGGAAGTGTGACTAGTTTAAATATGACTAGGCTAGATTCCATCGGTCTATTTGCATGACAGTGTCCAGATGTTTTTTGTTTCTCATATTACCCACGATGGAattcgctgcacatgcgtattAAGAACCATGAACCTCCGTTCACGTATCCAATAGCGcatgcgcaggtcaaaggtgaaggcccctgaatTGTAAACTGAGTATTTGTCTCGACTATGCTTTATACACAGCTAACGCTATATGTTTTATATGGCGTACATCGGTTAATTTGTATATAGATGTCcaagtgtgttttgtttgtcttagGGGCCTCCACATCTGATCTACGCATGCGCGGAAACGCAAATTAAGGGGCTTAGTATCGTCCTCCATCAAACGTTAGTGTTGTAATGTTGATAGCCAGGTGGTTGTCATCAACAGACTTGTACTGTTCCTGAGGGTCTAACTCAGGCTTAtatataggccctggaaacagtccgACATTCAAGCTACAATAGTAGTTGCCTTCAGCATCGTACATTCCATGGAGGTTAGTGTATGCGTGTTTGTCTGGGTTATAATGATGTGCGGTGaaggtctgcatgggggttttgAAAGCTCGACCAATTTTTCTAGCAGTAACACACAACCATTAAACATCTGCTTTGAAAGTTAGGTCCtttttaatactgtaaatgcatttaatttcgcggggatttaatttcgcggtagcggcaaaatggacatttcgcggtggatttaatttcgcggtagcgccatcccgcgaaattcaatgcaatttcagcactgcactgtagtcacgaactgccgtgtaaaacccggcgcctctacaaaccgccagtcggaaaacacttgctggttacccggtaagggtcctatacagacggatagaacagtttccatgcttttgacttgttcttgcgtgagccactgttactgatctaatcgtatctaccctctcaatacgtaatagtatacagtagtacgacctttgtatcatggtgaacatactgtacagtactgtaatacagttggtcgtatgaaaaaaactacatgtgtgtcttcaccgtagtaagtatgtcaaacatttcattatacagtgacaaagacagtagtagtatgtacatggagcggaaagggggcaccttaggcggcgccagcagacgaaatattcgcggtggatttaatttcgcggtgaagcggccgccgcgaaaaccgcgaatattaatccaccgcgaatatttctgcatttacagtatgtcttcatctatcatcttcttttttttcagtgtgcGGTCCGAACGTGCGTTGCTAGTGAGATCTCGAACAGTCTGTCTGTGTCGTCGTACAAAAGATACTGGGGACAAGAGGGGATGACGTACCCATGTTACTATGAGGATGGGAACGAGAGGGAGGTTTCCCGTACAGTTGTCAAAGCCAGCAAATGGTTGGTCTTCCATGGACTCTTCTGGCCGTTGCTGATCTTGGTGCTTAGCTATGCGCTTGGGTACTTTTTCTGTTTAAAGTGTATTAGGCTTGAAGAATAGACGTCTGGTGTGTGGACGATTTTGAAATACTATTAGCAAATCTAGATCCTACTTGTACTTATCTATGAGAAATGATTTTTTAATATGCAATTTCTACACAAAGGAATGAAGCTCACCTAAATCATAGCATCGGTCGTTGTGAAGCAATGAATTTATCCACAGATTTTGTGGTGTATACACAATATAGTACACACAAAGGTGTTACATCTAGGTAGACTATAGCGACCCCCGTCTCTATTTGAGAGTGGTCACATGACTCTAACTGTACTTTGTTGCAATAGTTATGAGGTACAAGCATTACACAATATTtattacaaaaaaatatgttatGTGCACAAATAGTGTAAATGATTATGACGTTGTTGCGTTACTTGAAATAAAACGTCATTTTACTCTTGAGACTTACATACGTATACGATACATCATGTGTATTATTGTCTTCCAATTGAAAGAAACAATCTTTGTTTTATGACCCTTTTTTCTTCATTGTTCCTCAACCCAGTCTAAGAGATAGCGGCATTGACCTTCCTCTGCCTCGGCCTCGTTTTCTTCCCAGTCGTTATTTTCACCCACGAACAGCTGCACACTCTGCCAGTACTGTGCAGCCTGCAGCGCCATCTGTCGGAAGTTAAATATATTGCAGAAATTTTGTAACAATgtgcattcagtcttctacaagaTTGTGAAGCCCAGTACACGCAATTTACGTTAAGATAATTAGTGAGTAACAAGCTGTACAGTTTGAAGTGATTTAACAATGAATGAAGAATCTTTAATAAACGCAAATGATAGTGTCACActcttgtttttctttgaaaatcgtAACAGCAAGAGCGAACTTTTGTCAGCAGCTGCAGTACTGATATTGTTTAGGTCTTCAACATAGTATAAAAGTTACTCATTATTATGACTGAAACCATTGTATAAAATTAAAGTACATTTGACggggaaatttgaaaaaaaaaatgaattacctCGAATGTGGCCCTGGCTTCTTTTTTGTCCTTCATGTCCACAAAGGTCGTTCCAAGGTTACGCAATATGGCGGACACCGCCCACGGCGCACACACCTTCCCCAGTTCAACCGCCCGTCGGTAGTAGCTACAGTTAAGGTGACGTCATTGGTTAGATGTAGTCGAagaatttttcttgtttgcttCATCTAAATTCAGGTTAATTCATCCTAATCTATGTATCAATAGATtatcattgtttattgtttgtttgcagtagacgtttttgtttattttgtacagttttcgCTTGATAAGCCTGAAGTGTCAAAAGactgaaattttattttttttgtcataaGGTAGGCGTCTCTTATCGAACAATTAGTCGGCAAGCGCCCTCTGGCGAAACATACAGAATCTGCAATACATgcataaacataaacaatagACAAGCGACAAATAGTATCctttttgaggtgcgtaattattggccctccagtatgagtgatgcggaaatcgtcgtctggagcctaaagtcacctatgtGCTAAAGCGACCATCCTGAAGCAGATGCCTAATTCCACAGAAAGCAGAAAACTTGTCGATGGGCGGGTGGGTGGGacgcttcaggctccagactttgccggagggccagcacacagaagaatgatatattcatgcgcgcatctcttatttatagggggagtgacgtcatacttttcgggccaatcattgtgcacctcaaatagtatcctttttgaggtgcgtaattattggccctccagtatgagtgatgcggaaatcgtcgtcttccgcctttgccaTCTCTGGCTATTGAGCccttccttttccctttgaaCCCCTTAACTTTGTACCTGTGTCAGTATCTATAATTAGTATAGATATCTAGCTAAcgtaaccgcccttcagcgtaacgcatcaacgtgtctgtgtctgtatacatCAACGCGTTCGTATCTGGATCTATCTGGCTAATATAACATTCCTTTGGAAGAACACTTGTCATCCGCTCCCTCTTTACCTCTTTCATCACACCCTTTCTCATTATTCTCTCTCAACTCCCCATCTCTCATTTCCCCTCTCTCAACTCCCTTCTCTCATGTAACTCCTTTCTCATCTTACCTCTCACGCTGCCTCTCCCTTGTACGGTACCCACTCTCAAACAACCCAACACTCATATATAGCCCACTCTCATTTTTTGCTGCAcgacaaacaaaatggaggaaGCAACGCAAAATTGTTATCTCAAAACCGTTCCTCTACGATCACTCGAAGGAAGAACGATAAGGACACGGCCAAGCCCAGTTCTGAATTATCCGCGTTAGAGGtaaaacaaaactatttttccCTCGCATCGCAGGACCATTTGTCTTGAGCCTCGACTGTCTCTATGCCCAACGGCCCCCAGCCTTATCCAACCTCAACTTTCAAGCATCCGCTTGACGATGCTGATCCCCAACCTTTCAGAGGACGGAGACGCTCATATTTGCCACTCTTCCTGCTTAATAAACTCGACCCACCGAAGCAACAATATGGAAAGACACCAGGCTTGCACAAGTGGAGTGCAAAACTGTTCCAAACGCCCACCGCGACCTCGGAGATGCATAATGCCCAAAAGTATTATTCTGAGTCCGGACGACCTCTCAACAGTTCAAACACGAAATTCTTTTTCCTCAATAGAGATAGCGGTAAGCCCAAGATGGAATCGAAAGACAAACATAGTGTTCCACATCATAGCTTCGATGTTGGGATCCGGTGTAAAATCTGTAAAGGTACTTGTGTCGGCTGATTCAACTCAGTCAGTGAAGCGACAGCCAGAGATGATAAATCCGTCTAATACAATAGCGAAGTAACACCTTACGGTATCCAGCCTACGATTTCTTACAAGGTTTCCGACCTAGAAAAGTCCTTCCTTCTTTAATACCAGTCTGAGCCATTTTATTATTAGTCTTATTACCAAAATTGTATTAACCAAAAGAGTGTTCTAATCCATGTCTAGCTTTGATGCTTCAATTATGGTACACGATCTCGGAGTGCAATACAGAGAAACGCCCCTAGGTGTCTCAAATCGAAAGCTAACAGGAGGAGCTCATGTGACCACTCCAGAGTCCCTGTCACACAGGCATGTGTGGCGATAGGGAGTATACGTGCCTGGCAAAGGCGCATATCACAACATCTGATATCCTTGCGGTTCCACACTGGATTTCTTAGTCTACCAAATGCAGAGGCGGCCAAGAGCGATCCTTCTCTTTGCGTCGTTTTAGTACTATGTACAACACTTCCCAGGAAAACAAACTCAGATTTTCACAACTATTGTGACCTCTATGGAAAAGATTTCTTGAACTATTTACCCGAGATGACTTCTCACTTGCAGTATTTCCTTTTCGAGCCCCTTTTCTTACATGCGACTTCAAGCTCACTTGTCGAGAACTGCAATTTGCTGAATATTGGCGCTGAAAATGTAGCGTCATTATGCAAAGTCTCGGGCTGGGACGAAAATTAAGTACAGagcagagtggactcattcTTCAGTCAACCGCCATCTATCACACCACAGTCAtctctcagtaagacatctggaccCGCATATCTCCagttttaaaacacttttattcaGTTATGCCAAACTGGTTACGAAatgtgaataaagagactctttttacacaaccaatgctttattcacaccgccgtttcggtgaccgtctgttaccttcttcagggcaattctgactggttcacattgtactgcaggacaggtgtcgctgctcacagttcagatgcggtcacaaaacaaaaagtatttacatatgttaAAACAGCTTTGATGCAcacatttacaatgcggtcccaaacgtaaaggagtgtaatacatccataacacaatcagttgtcaattaacgatgaattgatgtaacgttttttttttttttccctacttcttaagaatattGTCCCACACGTGGTTAAGGAATGTGTTTCTTGCGTACTGCCTAGAAAATTCGCACTTGTATACCTTCCAGTGTAATATGCCTTGCCCTTGGTGCCTATTTAGTGCGACCGTCCTTATATAACAACACAATTTTGTGGATTCAATGCCTTCTCGATCTCATGGCGATATGATTTCTGGCTTGCGGTCTTCAAAACCTTTTACGGCGAAGTACGAGTATGTTTTCCTTCCTAAAACATCCACCGTGAGCTCCATATTCTTCTGCGGCACTTCCTGTGCCTGCCTGGGTATTTCAATTTCGTAAACTCACGGAGGTTTTAAATTTGGTTGAGTTCAATGTGAAGACGCTGGTGCCACCTCTCTGTGTATGAACGGAACTGATCTGAACCGAGATCAATATCttcccgcgacactcgccggtgcctgcccgggtcttaccaacttcgtgagctctacccgcgacactcgccggtgcctgcccgggtcttaccatcttcgtgagctctacccgcgacactcgccggtgcctgcccgggtcttaccatggccatcttcgtgagctctacccgcgacactcgccggtgcctgcccgggtcttaccatcttcgtgagctctacccgcgacactcgccggtgcctgcccgggccttaccatcttcgtgagctctacccgcgacactcgccggtgactgcccgggccttaccatcttcgtcgttcgtgagctctacccgcgacactcgctggtgcctgcccgggccttaccatcttcgtcgttcgtgagctctacccgcgacactcgccggtgcctgcccgggccttaccatcttcgtgagctctacccgcggcactcgccggtgcctgcccgggctgTACCGTCTTCATGAGCTGTCCTTTCCTTGTGGCACTCAAGTGTCCGGAATGGCGAGGAGGGTGAGGGGGCCTAAGAGAGGCTGACAGGCTGCTGTTCCTGCGCCACCACTTGCTGCTACATCTTTTGTCGTACCTGCCGCATCTGAAGATCCCTGAAGTCCGAAACTTCTTACAAGGGTCGTTACGGGTGGGGGAGAACGTCACGCGTGAACCAGCACGTCCCGGTTCCTGAGAACTATgcggaaaacaaaacacaattatcGATACCGCTGAcgaaattacacacaaaatcCAGCCGTAACAATATCCACACCATACGCACTCGACATCCCCCCGCCTAGCGCTCAAAGGTGGGCAAGCCACGATAACATGAACAGTCCTAGGCCATGCGTGCTCCCCGTACATACATGCTCAACAACCAAACGCTAAGCTTGGTAAAAATAGGCCACGCACACGACAATCACCTTACGTACGGGCAACACCCACGCAATCCAAAAAGTTAAACTTGACAAACGAAAACGTATAACAATAACATGTACGTAACAAAAACCACGCTCTAGAAACGCTGGCAGTCTGCATTACTACATCGCCCACGAGGGGGATGGCGGCGGGTTTCAATTCCTGAAAAGAACTCCAAAAATGGTAGCCATAGTGATTCCCGATGCCATGACAGTGCTATCCTAAAATCCTGCATAAACCATACACACGAAAAAATAtataaagatttaaagaaaatgacaaaacaaccGATCTGGATCTAGATATTTGATGGACCTCCGCACTGTAGGGAGGCGTTCGTGGAATTCCCTGGTAGAGGATGGATGCAGATTGTGATTTCAGCCACGGCGATACTGTGAGTATCCATCTTGCTTCTTTGTTCGGGGTTTCAAACCACGTGTCTGCGTATCActagaatatacacaaaaaatcagaaaatgacaagaaaatggtgAACATCTCGGTCTGAAACTCTCCTCAATAACAGACAAAAGCCTCCCTTGCCTTCCAAGGTAGAGGATGGCAACGGATTCTATTATCCCACCACGGTGACTCAGAGGGTAGCCATGTTGCATCTCCTCGACAGCGACAGCTCTAGCATCCTGGTAACACTTtcataaaacaagaaaaacacacaaatagcaAACTCCTAAACAGCACCACTAATCAGCGTCGTCAAAAGGTGGCCACAGCAAAATTCAACAGAGGATGCGATCGAATATAccaaaaactgaaaagaaacattctaaATATTAAAGGTAGCTCTCTCCCGTCGGACCTGCATACAGCGGCAAAGCGTTCACAAAACACTCAGCAAACAGGCAACAGACAAAACGCGACAATGAAACTATGTGACAGTCAACcggaaaaatttgcaaaaacgtGAAGTTCTTCCGTACGGCAGAAACATGACTCTGCGAGCCCTGCAACAGGCCTAGActacagatatcaaacatgtctcACCACAACACCATACCACAAAACGAACAAGTAAATCTCCAGACCGGGCTCAGATAGTGCCTTCCTGTGTTCGACCAAACCTTGCGTGGTACCGTGTATCTCTGATACAATACCCGAGAGAGTACGAGCTGCCGTCACGAGCTTGAGCTGCTGCACCGCATCGTGTAGTAGCGAGTCTCCCGCCGGCATTCTCGTGGCCTTTTCCCGGCAACGACGTGGCCTTTTCCCGGCAAGTTTTCTGCGCTGGGGCGATGAAGGACGTACGCTGCTAGCTTCAGACGAGCCGGAGGGccagcacacagaagaatgatatattcatgcgcgcatctcttatttatagggggagtgacgtcatacttttcgggccaatcattgtgcacctcaaataatagatcgttttcatgtgacgtcacagtcacgttcgaacggccatgttggatgataagctgctcgatctccacacggctgtgtgttgcacgtggtggGCCCGTACatggaaagaagtttttttgtgGTTATTATTTACAAACGGGCTGGTTGTTCGAtgtgctaactgcgagttccatgaacacaggatacagcgtactcgccgtttctatctaaCTACACAGTTATCCCTTTTTAACTCGATTGAATCACTATTCTAGCGGCCAGCCAACATGGGTCCCCGTGCGGAGTTTGCTCATCTGTGAtcaattgttacaaatttagtcgtttttttgtacgtaaagacgtggtcttttagaaaatagtaCTCTCCTCTGGAGGAAAATAGTCATTTCATGGAATACGGCCCATCTACATTTCGTTATTCtagttatttgcacaatgagcaTATACGTTTCCCACGTCAGAGGTTGAACTTCTacctcaagtcaagtcaagtgtaGTGACAGGTTAACCGGTTAGACAGCATTACAGACAGGGTGTGACACGGGCAGGTCAGCACTGCAAGCTTAAAGATCTCTAAAtttgtcaccaactttgtctcacaggtgggaatatatttactgtgtacgttctagttgaagaaatgaaggttgtcttctgtcgcagtgagcagggtttgaaaagcttcGTAGAATGCATGCGCAAGTTACCACGCACACATATGCGTAGctattattgtagaaaatatgtcACGACCAAACATTAGCCTCAgggaattcttctggttttcataaTGGCGATACGATCGaatgtttatcttgttctcagttAAGCGTATTGGGGGAGAATACAATAACGTTACGATGTCGAGGTGATGTACAAGTTGGTGGAGTTAAGACATTGTAGTCCAACTTTGTcgcagtatggctgaaaatacgtagtttgggttgttacattttgcactagatgtgtttacaaaatctctcactggctgggtttAATGAGGGGGGCTGAAACTGTCGGGCTAGGAGAGcgtttttagtcaggctatggttaCGTACGAAGTAGTTGAGTCAGACCGTACCTCAGGCCGGAAGACAAGTCGTATTGAAGCTCGTTGGGTGAACTACGCGCGAGTTCTCCAAATTACGTCGCGCCTTGTCAAACAACGTCGTAGTTGGCTGAAGCACGCCGTAGCTCAGTTTTGACCGGAGTAGAAAACCATTCACACGGAGTCAGAGTTGGAGAAGCGccaaatcttgccccttgtGAGGCAAGTGGATAGTGAGGGCAGCTGGATACTGGGGTAgactgtgtaacgcaaactccgctgtatAGGGCTGTAACTAGTCTAGTCCTCAGTGCGCAGCCTATATGATAGGAGTGTACATAACGCTTAACGTTATATAGTCGCCCAGGGTAGCGGTAACAGATGTCCGGGTATTCAACCATCGGCAAGAGCGTTAGATCGTCGAATGCCTTTTCTCTTAAAGCACATGGATCAAGacctattattgcaactttgtcctgatatctagccttggctacatcactatatcattcacagtacggagacaaaacagcacacttgaacccgccgcaagtaactttgatagcaccgttctgtgttctagtcatccaggttatcatccaacatggcgcccacgcgaGGCGAAgcggttttcgaacgttctgtgaaaacgatctatactGGAAGTAATTTGACAACATTGTACACACACGTGATAGTACACGTGATGGCACACGTGATAACACACGTGATTGTACACGTGATTGTTCACGTGATTGTACACGTGATGGAGACATACCTTACGGCCTTGTCATATTCCCCTTGGTATTTGTACAGATTGCCCAGGTCCTTTAGCACATCTATAGTCCTGTCGTGGGCGAGGCCGTAGATATGCTGGTATATGAAAAGGGAGGTCTGTAAGCTCCGCTCGGCTTCGCTGTTCTTGTACTCACAACCTATGCATTGGTACGTGTTCGctggaaatgaaagaaaaaaactacGTGCAAAaatatgtaacatgcattggcataataccggtagtaagacttataccggtagattaaaaatactggaacttaaagagatctacacatgcaacaatagttatttctgagctgtgcacacttcagacatctaggtgtccaatacatcatttacaaagcatcgataacaatgcattcgaagacaacaaggccaaaagttttcagtatctttttcggggtaggcagctcgtcgtgggacgaacacactgtcacattcattgccaaatttatagatcataattacacatgctcacggcacaagacgaacatgattcaacaacaatcttgaatttctgttggtgatctacaactcatgtaaaagtgtgaagaatcgttgcataatagcccggatctacgactgaatgggcaaaattgaacgtacgcagccattttcccgccatttttatatctacgctagcagtgaagtgttacagAGGAGGGTTCGTTGACTGAGGAAGGCGAAGGTTACACCTTCTTCTGGAAAGGCCTCCCTGAGGATGAAAGAAGGCTATATGGAGTAGGTTTTGCAATTCGAACAGAACTCCTGAAAGTAGCAAAGGAAGACCCTCAAGGACTAacgcaaggttaccagtttacgtgcaggaccagtttacggtcagtTATGGGCAGgtgcagacttcgaggtgaattgtgaaaaagaaaattctcttcagTAGGCAAGGAGTACGTCTTTAGTATCTATGGACATATATCTtatttatgatatatgtttgcATCCAGCAAAGCAGCCGACTAAACGTTTGAAAAGCCTGACAACAATTTAAATTGACGCATGGGATCATAGAACACTGTTATAGATGGCCCGGTTTTAATCGTAATTCTCAATCGCTAACTTCGTCCCCTCTTTCTAAATCCTACAAACTCTATAACAATTGCAACATCGCCTGAAACCAAACCTgcagttcttatctcaagaatccatggtgattttatgtatgttatccAAAGGAAGTCTTAAAAACTACATGAAAACAAGTGACTGTCGTCGCCGAGCcggtagttttcgaacgccatgttgCATCACGTGACTGTGCATTTCAAGCTTGTGCACTGGAGAGCAGGGCAAAATCGCTAAGGGGCGCTGTTTTAGCCAAActcatgtggggagggcacggcgCGACGGAGCCATATGTATACTGAACGCGTTTCAAGGCCAATAACTATCTATacaatcaataaaaacatataaatgcgTCGCCGATGTCATGAGTACCATTGGGCAAGTTGTGGAACAGCATGGCGCTAGGGgtggcgttctgttggggcaaagatgacttaccgGTAAGTTTAGCGGCGATGCAAAGTGCACGGCATGGCGTCGATGTAAACATTTATCCATCGTGTTATCTCAGTGGACTACTTGGGGAACTTTTTATGGGAAATGATCAATTATATggcctttagaaaaataactccagagagaaacacccaac
This region includes:
- the LOC118422734 gene encoding uncharacterized protein LOC118422734 gives rise to the protein MQHGYPLSHRGGIIESVAILYLGSSQEPGRAGSRVTFSPTRNDPCKKFRTSGIFRCGRYDKRCSSKWWRRNSSLSASLRPPHPPRHSGHLSATRKGQLMKTVQPGQAPASAAGRAHEDGKARAGTGECRG
- the LOC118422733 gene encoding calcium-activated potassium channel subunit beta-2-like, which encodes MAGRNCYVLLCVLFVVMIPICTIIALVMCGIFVAAPALQGIKMLPTECTVVSSGIVGEEVSCRCGGTRSRPCFSDFPCLQINVTYLTGSGENITSLLVDTQDIMGYARQCAVRTCVASEISNSLSVSSYKRYWGQEGMTYPCYYEDGNEREVSRTVVKASKWLVFHGLFWPLLILVLSYALGYFFCLKCIRLEE